A region of Rhodoferax potami DNA encodes the following proteins:
- a CDS encoding RidA family protein, translating to MSIYDKLAALQIILPPVAIPAAAYVPFVQTGKLVFLSGHIAKKDGKPWVGQLGKDTTTEQGKAAARAIAIDLMGTLHAAVGDLNKVKRIVKVMSLVNSTGDFTEQHLVTNGASELFGEVFGPEVGAHARSAFGVAQIPMGACVEIELIAEIA from the coding sequence ATGAGCATTTACGACAAACTCGCCGCACTCCAGATCATCTTGCCACCTGTTGCCATTCCGGCAGCGGCCTACGTGCCCTTTGTGCAAACCGGCAAGCTCGTGTTCCTGAGCGGCCACATCGCCAAAAAAGACGGCAAGCCCTGGGTCGGCCAGTTGGGCAAAGACACCACCACCGAGCAAGGCAAAGCGGCAGCGCGTGCGATCGCTATCGACCTGATGGGTACCCTGCACGCTGCGGTGGGTGACCTGAACAAGGTCAAACGTATTGTCAAGGTCATGTCTCTGGTGAACTCCACCGGCGATTTCACCGAGCAACACTTGGTGACCAACGGCGCGAGCGAGCTCTTTGGTGAAGTCTTCGGCCCCGAAGTCGGCGCGCATGCCCGCAGTGCCTTCGGTGTCGCCCAGATCCCGATGGGTGCGTGCGTAGAAATCGAGCTGATTGCCGAAATTGCCTGA
- a CDS encoding transglutaminase family protein codes for MLLQVTHETRYDYQPAVETAQHVAYLEPRAHGSQHVLSHSLIINPQPAQQRSAPDVFGNQRCFFSLQIPHSVLQVRACSLVSTREQIRPQSSLPWETLRDRLRFQAGAAYEAAAEFVFASPFVPRQLEFSGYARPSFVAGTSLIAVACDLMERIHTDFTYESHSTQINTPALQALEQRKGVCQDFAHIMLACWRSMGLPARYVSGYLLTQPAPGQVKLIGSDASHAWVSVYVPDLPEGERWVDFDPTNNRWGWHAPGADYVTVATGRDFGDVSPLRGVIHGGSRHTLTVGVTVEEIRTDSPPAAAPAHNDAPQTQTQTQGPAAGMSQ; via the coding sequence ATGCTGCTGCAAGTCACCCACGAAACCCGCTACGACTACCAACCCGCCGTTGAGACGGCGCAGCATGTGGCCTATCTGGAGCCGCGCGCCCACGGCAGCCAGCATGTGCTGAGCCACAGCCTGATCATCAACCCGCAGCCAGCCCAGCAACGCAGCGCACCGGATGTGTTCGGCAACCAGCGCTGTTTTTTCTCACTGCAGATACCCCATAGCGTCTTGCAGGTGAGGGCTTGCAGTCTGGTGTCCACGCGTGAGCAAATCCGCCCCCAAAGTAGTTTGCCCTGGGAGACCCTGCGGGACCGGCTGCGCTTTCAGGCCGGTGCGGCTTACGAGGCAGCCGCAGAGTTTGTATTTGCCAGCCCGTTTGTGCCCCGGCAGCTGGAGTTCTCGGGCTATGCGCGCCCCAGCTTTGTTGCCGGCACCAGCCTGATCGCTGTGGCCTGCGACCTGATGGAGCGGATCCACACCGACTTCACCTACGAGTCCCACAGCACCCAGATCAATACCCCAGCACTGCAGGCCCTGGAGCAGCGCAAAGGCGTGTGCCAGGACTTTGCCCACATCATGCTGGCCTGCTGGCGCAGCATGGGCCTGCCTGCCCGCTATGTCAGTGGCTATTTGTTGACCCAGCCCGCGCCCGGACAAGTGAAGCTCATCGGGAGCGACGCGTCCCACGCCTGGGTGAGCGTTTATGTGCCGGACCTCCCTGAGGGTGAGCGCTGGGTGGATTTCGACCCGACCAACAACCGCTGGGGCTGGCACGCCCCCGGGGCCGACTATGTCACCGTGGCTACCGGGCGGGATTTTGGCGATGTGTCGCCGCTGCGAGGCGTCATCCATGGCGGGTCACGGCACACGCTAACGGTGGGTGTCACCGTCGAAGAAATCCGCACCGACAGCCCGCCAGCTGCTGCCCCTGCGCATAATGATGCGCCGCAGACCCAAACCCAAACGCAAGGCCCTGCGGCGGGCATGTCTCAATAG